From one Streptomyces sp. NBC_01478 genomic stretch:
- a CDS encoding methyltransferase domain-containing protein, producing MSHTQPDPGSGFRTQNIDAGNVTRLVAALDIQEANPGVRRLRAWAHEALDAGSGERALDIGAGTGSTTRALAAAVGPSGSALGVEPNPGLRAIAEERAAEAGSPARFTDGDALSLPVPDASVDVVWCERVLQHLAEPDKAVAEMARVLRPGGRVALLDTDWATTILHPGDPEVTAAFTSGALTGAANPYSGRRLVGQLSAAGLVVDDRGSQALLQDHRSVAWPLIRMLGESAVRRGALTEAQRDRAYADLSEAAERGALHMSVTMFAVVAHRPE from the coding sequence ATGTCGCACACTCAACCCGATCCGGGCTCGGGCTTCCGCACCCAGAACATCGACGCCGGCAACGTGACACGCCTGGTGGCCGCGCTCGACATCCAGGAAGCCAATCCAGGCGTACGACGACTGCGCGCATGGGCGCACGAGGCACTCGACGCGGGCAGCGGGGAACGCGCCCTCGACATCGGGGCCGGCACCGGGTCCACGACCCGCGCACTGGCCGCCGCGGTCGGTCCGAGCGGGTCGGCGCTCGGCGTCGAACCCAACCCCGGCCTGCGCGCGATCGCCGAGGAACGGGCCGCGGAGGCCGGCAGCCCGGCCCGCTTCACGGACGGCGACGCGCTGTCCCTGCCCGTGCCCGACGCCTCCGTGGACGTCGTCTGGTGCGAACGGGTGCTCCAGCACCTCGCCGAGCCGGACAAGGCGGTCGCCGAGATGGCCCGCGTACTGCGCCCCGGCGGCCGCGTGGCCCTCCTCGACACCGACTGGGCGACCACGATCCTGCACCCGGGGGACCCCGAGGTCACGGCCGCGTTCACCTCCGGCGCCCTCACCGGGGCGGCCAACCCCTACTCGGGACGCCGACTCGTCGGCCAGCTCAGCGCGGCCGGGCTCGTCGTCGACGACCGCGGTTCGCAGGCGCTGCTCCAGGACCACCGGTCGGTGGCCTGGCCGCTGATCCGCATGCTCGGCGAGTCCGCCGTGCGCCGCGGCGCCCTGACCGAGGCCCAGCGCGACCGCGCCTACGCCGACCTCTCCGAGGCCGCCGAGCGGGGCGCGCTGCACATGTCCGTGACGATGTTCGCGGTCGTCGCCCACCGCCCGGAGTGA